A segment of the Sphingobacterium oryzagri genome:
GGCGAAGTGCATATTTACAAAATTGCGGCGCCTCAAACCGTCATTCCTGATCGCCTGACAGATTATTTTGCTCGTGCTAATTATCATCTATTATCCGTAGACGACTATAAGCGCTACTTCCCGCAGCAATTTGACGAGCAATTGTTGAGCAAAGAAGAAGAGAAAACATTAATCAAGAGCTACCGGTTTGACACGCACCAAACTGATACGATCCAGCTAGACCGCGATCTTTTTTCCACCGGTAAATATCTTATAGAAGCCATTAGCGTGCAGGACAAGGATACAATACGCGCAACGAACTACAAACAGGTATATGATACGGTAAGTCGCCGCATTACAGCCAACACGTTTTTAACTTATGCGTTGGATAGTAGCAGTTATGCTGTGGGTGATCGCGTCACTATACGTTTTGAAACCGATTTGAAAGATGCCAGGCAACTCTTTATTTTTAGTAGTCGGCTCGGTATGATTACATCAACCAACTGCGTCGCAATTAAAAACGGAAAAGCCGTCTACAGCTTTATCTTAAAAGAAGCGGATGCAACGGCGGCGCTTACATGGGATGTTTTACTGATTAAAAGCAATATGGCGGAGTTGAAAACGATCCGTATCCCAATCAAACAAAAAAACCGCCAATTAGGGATTGAAGCCTTAACCTTTCGTAACAAAATAACACCCGGAAAAGCTGAACAATGGCGCTTTAAAATTAAACAACAAGGGCAGATTATACCAGCGGAAGTCGCATTAAGTATGTATGATGCCTCGCTCGATGAGTTTGCTGCACATCATTTTCCGTCAGCATTTGAAAGGCCGTACCGCTATGGGTATCGCTATTACTCAGCATCCCTAAATTATATGGAAAATGACTTTTATAATGAAACCCGTAGCAATAGCATCTATGCACGCAACCTTGATCAACCATCTTTAGTTGCAGAACTTCCTTTACCTCGCACGTATAATCTTTGGTATTCGGGCGGCCGTTTTACCAGCCGCTCATATTCACAAGCTTTACAAGGCAAGGCTTTGGGTTTAGCCGTAGGCGATGAGTTATCATCACTTGACGAAGTGGTGGTGGCGGTACGCGGCTCGGCATCTGTACCGCAAGCAACACAACCGCTTTTGGTGGTCGACGGTGAAATCCTGTCGCAAACCGATCTATCTAAGATACCGCCTGAAAACATCGCTAACATGACCATTTTAAAAGATGCAGCCGCGACCGCGATTTACGGTTCTCGGGGTGCAAACGGCGTGATCGTTGTTACCACCAAAATCGGGGCAAAAGCGCAAGAACAACTCAACGCTGTTCAAGCGCGAAAGAATCTGCAAGAGACCGCCTTTTTCTTACCAGCACTTTACACCGACGCAAATGGAGATATTCTCGTCGAGTTTAACAGTCCAGAGGCCTTGTCGCGCTGGAAGCTGTTGCTATTTGCGCACAGCAAGGACCTCGACGCCGGCATGGAAACCTTTTTTACCCAAACGCAGAAAGAGCTCATGGTGAGCCCCAACATGCCGCGGTATTTTCGTGAAAACGACGAGCTGCTGCTCAAAGCGACCATCCAAAACTTGAGCGACAGTGCCCTTTCCGGCAATATTCGCTTAACATTTGTCGATCCGATGACGGATGAAGATATATCTGGCCGATTTTTGGACAAGCCTACACAGCAATTTGCTGTCGATCAAAAGAACAATCTGACCGTCTCCTGGAAAATAAACATTCCGACGGGTTTTCCGCATGTACAGGTCAACATTGTAGCAGCGACATCTACGTTTTCAGACGGCGAGGTTCACGAACTGGCCATCCTTCCAAACCGTGTGTTAGTTTCTGAAACCGAACCTGTTTTTCTACAGGAAAACGAGACGAAAGCATACCATCTTAACACCTCCAAACGGGAAAACCTACAAGCTAAAATACAGCTGCAAAGCAACCCTATAATAGAAGTCATCGGTGCATTGGAATACCTTAAAAGCTACCCATACGAATGTACCGAACAACTGAGCAGCAAGTGGTTTGGATTAAAAATGGTGCAATACATCCAAAAACATTATCCGACGATTGCGCATTATTTCAACAACTTGCAAGAACAAGAAACCGGAAGTAAACTACGCGAAAACAGCCAGTTATCCGAGCTTACAGCAGAAGAGATGCCTTGGCTACGCGCGATACAAAGCGACGAGAAAAGGCTGCAAGCTTTGGCCGTACTATTCGATAAAAGCAGCGCTGTTGAGATCAACGAGATCGAGAAGAAATTACGGAAGCAACAACTGGAAAACGGCGCATTTCCGTGGTTTGATGGCGGAAGAGCAAACACCGACATTTCCATTCGCTTGCTGGAAATTTGGGGAAAAGTATGGAAACTAGACCAAGGCCTGGTATCTAGAGAAATGCGGCAGGTAGCGTTAAAACTTACGCAATATCTGGATACTACATCAAATGTATATAGTGATCAAGCGAGCAGTACGATCGCCTTAGATTATCTTTTTTCAAGACATTATTGGCATGGTCTCTACCCATTAGCCGAAAACCAACAAGCTTCTTTAGCCAATAAAATAAGTCAATCGCCCTTGCTCACAGCAAACCAAAGCGCAGGCATAGCAGCAAAAAGCTGGATCGTTAATCAGCTCTTCGGACAGGGCACACAGGCCGAGCAAATCAGAAACCGAATTAGACAAGAAGCTATACATGATCCGAAAAAAGGCATGTATTGGGAAAGCAATGACAAAAGGTACAACAGCGTGAGCATGCAAGCCTACCTGGTTGAGGCATACAAGCTAAACGATCCTAGCCGATTAAAAGCGATTACACAATGGCTTTATTATGCTAAGCAAGCCAATAACTGGCAAACCACCTGGATGACCGTTGATGCTGTCTTTGCCTTGCTGTTAAGCAACGATCCAAAAGACTTTGCGATGGAAAATACGGTTTCCGTTTTTATCGACCAGCAACCGTTACCGTTAACGGCGGCAAGCCTCGGGCAGGTTGCCCACACGTTTGATCGTCAAGCTTTGGCTGATAATCTGGAGCTGACCGTTAAAAACGCCAACAATCGTGCAATATATGGCTATATAAATCAACAGTATTTTGCCAACGCAAACGAGCTGCCACCTTCGGTAAACAACCTCTCGATCAGTAAAGATTATTTAGTCGAGCGCGATGGCAAATGGATAACGGCAACGACAGCTAAACTTGGCGAAAAAATAAAAATTCGTCTCACGGTGATCGCTGCTGATGCGTTTAGCAATTTGCACCTCAAAGATAGCCGACCGGCAGGCGTTGAACCTATTTATCAAGCGTCAGGCTACCGATGGTACCCAGGATATTATTTCAGTATGAAAGATGCTTCAACAAATTACTTCTTCGACCGCCTGTCGAAAGGTAAACATGTATATGAGTATGAAGTCAAAGCCAACAATGTCGGTACTTTCCAGTCGGGCATGAGCACCATTGGGTCGATGTATGATCCATCTGTACATGCACGAGCGGCCGCCGTGCAGCTCGAAATCATCGAGTAAGCCCGCCAGCTTAACGGACAAAAACGAGAATCTAAAAAGGCGAGGAAAGCAGTTCATTTCCCCGCCTTTTTCGTATTTAAACATAGAAAAGAAGATAGCTAGGCTGTGATCTGCAAGCATAAGCAATCCTTTCAACAATTTTTTTGAACGCGACATAAACGTAGCTGGCTATTGAGGCACGGGCTCGTTAAATTTTCATTATCTTTGTGGTTTGGTATTCAATTAAACATTCTGCCGTGTCTTTAGATAAATTAAAACTTAGCAAGCGCCTTCAAGCATCCATGAACAATTTGGGGTATTTTACCGCGAAAGAAATCCAGCTGAGAACGCTCTCGCGCATTATTGGCGGACAGAGTGTTTTGGGTATTGCACCTGAAGGTGCAGGAAAAACGACGAGCTATATACTCGCGGTGTTGATGCGTCTGAAATATACACATGACGAAGCGCCTAAAGTTTTGATTTTAGCCCCAACGGAAGAAAAGATCAAGGAAATAATTGACAACTTCCTGCTCATCAGCAACAACAAAGACCTCCATATTATGGGGCTCAAAGCAAGCGGAAGCATGGAAGAAGAAATCGAAGGCCTGGTA
Coding sequences within it:
- a CDS encoding MG2 domain-containing protein; protein product: MKRNLLLFLLLAPIFLFAQQTMIRPEFAQKWKKIDELIAIGNFEQISPLLADIKVMAKRNNFRDEYIRAILAETRTLMVNKTKDEAFDYIQQYFEKSIQEGDSVQRSIVKNFYALFLSENRRLFSPVSSNSFIKATELEKQETIDALFRASLVSKDLLQREHTQQWPALFEDSGNIAFMPTIYHLLAYQYLNLLEQAGQDKRPQYEALKREILTINDQNDFRAASAFLLSDKLVSDSWNIHHHIPELYRIMEKYPSDYNAYILSKIAKNLMERGDNKAAISYVDQVLRDYPNASWHAEAAKMAKQIKAVTLSVEHDRTIPAQAYHPITMQTRNVDSLYIKVFRTTNSVDLPAQHFLVKYDSLNQKVQLNAPLLYEETVALPHFEDYANHNSIYKINPLTYGQYTLLVSNNAAFKDDGLYNEVASSSFTVSDVFVTAMCEELDEHNDKARFRVLLVDRKSGEPYANKRVTLYETSTTSKANKIQSFTTSKTGEFMYRTKERKDRENLGNYDLLLPQENQLVSLFDLEIPDYYQDDEDIADELEGEETALTLTDRAIYRPGQQVYFKTILYNNSLANGKIVTQKRVTVYLHDANGQKVDSLQATSNQFGSVNGKLQIPSKTLNGRFSLQVFVGKSVMPSTSIQVEEYKRPTFSVNFETNKETYKLRDTAVFIGHAKSFAGVPIALANVRYTIQFHGQSGKYLRKEVLDTITQTDPEGKFYIRIPLTDSSMLTTERFSLNYKAEVTSPSGEMQSADGNYVYASKPWNIQINSDMYVAEKNWSTLVVATRNPNNQPLPISGEVHIYKIAAPQTVIPDRLTDYFARANYHLLSVDDYKRYFPQQFDEQLLSKEEEKTLIKSYRFDTHQTDTIQLDRDLFSTGKYLIEAISVQDKDTIRATNYKQVYDTVSRRITANTFLTYALDSSSYAVGDRVTIRFETDLKDARQLFIFSSRLGMITSTNCVAIKNGKAVYSFILKEADATAALTWDVLLIKSNMAELKTIRIPIKQKNRQLGIEALTFRNKITPGKAEQWRFKIKQQGQIIPAEVALSMYDASLDEFAAHHFPSAFERPYRYGYRYYSASLNYMENDFYNETRSNSIYARNLDQPSLVAELPLPRTYNLWYSGGRFTSRSYSQALQGKALGLAVGDELSSLDEVVVAVRGSASVPQATQPLLVVDGEILSQTDLSKIPPENIANMTILKDAAATAIYGSRGANGVIVVTTKIGAKAQEQLNAVQARKNLQETAFFLPALYTDANGDILVEFNSPEALSRWKLLLFAHSKDLDAGMETFFTQTQKELMVSPNMPRYFRENDELLLKATIQNLSDSALSGNIRLTFVDPMTDEDISGRFLDKPTQQFAVDQKNNLTVSWKINIPTGFPHVQVNIVAATSTFSDGEVHELAILPNRVLVSETEPVFLQENETKAYHLNTSKRENLQAKIQLQSNPIIEVIGALEYLKSYPYECTEQLSSKWFGLKMVQYIQKHYPTIAHYFNNLQEQETGSKLRENSQLSELTAEEMPWLRAIQSDEKRLQALAVLFDKSSAVEINEIEKKLRKQQLENGAFPWFDGGRANTDISIRLLEIWGKVWKLDQGLVSREMRQVALKLTQYLDTTSNVYSDQASSTIALDYLFSRHYWHGLYPLAENQQASLANKISQSPLLTANQSAGIAAKSWIVNQLFGQGTQAEQIRNRIRQEAIHDPKKGMYWESNDKRYNSVSMQAYLVEAYKLNDPSRLKAITQWLYYAKQANNWQTTWMTVDAVFALLLSNDPKDFAMENTVSVFIDQQPLPLTAASLGQVAHTFDRQALADNLELTVKNANNRAIYGYINQQYFANANELPPSVNNLSISKDYLVERDGKWITATTAKLGEKIKIRLTVIAADAFSNLHLKDSRPAGVEPIYQASGYRWYPGYYFSMKDASTNYFFDRLSKGKHVYEYEVKANNVGTFQSGMSTIGSMYDPSVHARAAAVQLEIIE